A section of the Roseivirga sp. BDSF3-8 genome encodes:
- a CDS encoding RNA polymerase sigma factor, translating into MKDKEILSKIHKGDERALDYLYKKHYRMMVRMIISNNGTEQEAQDIYQDALIVFWQKAASGELVLTSKISTYLYSICLNLWRKELDRKSRLSNEEKDGEEYMDNDREERVRIIHDCIAQLGDTCQKLLTLYYFDGLSMEDIAVKIGLANSDTAKTKKYKCKKRLDSLVKSKYSASDFLD; encoded by the coding sequence ATGAAGGATAAGGAAATCCTTTCCAAAATCCATAAAGGAGATGAGCGTGCCCTGGACTATCTGTATAAGAAGCATTATCGCATGATGGTCCGCATGATCATTTCCAATAACGGTACTGAACAGGAGGCACAGGACATTTATCAGGATGCCCTAATTGTTTTCTGGCAAAAGGCCGCGTCAGGTGAATTAGTACTCACCTCTAAAATAAGTACTTATTTGTATAGCATTTGTCTGAACCTCTGGAGAAAAGAGCTTGATCGTAAGAGCCGATTATCAAATGAGGAAAAAGACGGTGAAGAGTATATGGATAATGATCGTGAAGAACGTGTGAGAATTATTCATGATTGCATTGCCCAGTTGGGCGATACTTGTCAAAAACTGCTGACGCTTTACTATTTTGATGGTTTATCTATGGAAGATATAGCTGTAAAGATAGGTTTGGCTAATAGCGATACAGCAAAAACAAAAAAGTATAAATGCAAAAAGCGCCTTGATTCACTAGTAAAAAGTAAATACTCGGCGAGCGACTTTTTGGATTAG